In a single window of the Pseudodesulfovibrio profundus genome:
- a CDS encoding cation-translocating P-type ATPase, whose protein sequence is MTISFNNMNNYSLQRPRVSTTVLSLGGLSGLSEEEARGRFEKEGPNELPSKKKRSMLTIGLEVAREPMFLMLVAAGSLYLFMGEPADALMLLSFVFVVMSITVIQERRTEHALEALRDLSSPRALVIRDGVHRRIAGREVVRGDLIVLSEGDRVPADGLLRRSINLSTDESLLTGESIPVRKTASELAQHLDRPGGDDLPSVFSGTLVTAGQGVAEIIATGAGSELGKIGKALERVDPEPTLLQKETRRLVRTFAIVGLMACALVVVVFAITRGGGADVWKQGLLAGIAMAMATLPEEFPVVLTVFLALGAWRISRSQVLTRRMPAVETLGAATVLCVDKTGTLTQNRMTLRNLAVSGNLVDLTAHRDGLPEEFHGLLENAILASKRDPFDPMERALHEAGDRLIKDTEHLHPGWSLAREYPLTPGLLAVSHAWCTGDGDEVVVAAKGAPEAIADLCHLSPEHQQALSRWVDTLSSQGLRVLGVARGVTSQEILPEAHHDLSLELIGLLAFEDPLRTTVPAAVAECRAAGVRVVMITGDYPATAQSIARQAGLSNCDTVISGAELDRMSDEDLVGQIDQVQIFARVVPEQKLRIVNALKANREVVAMTGDGVNDAPALKAAHIGIAMGGRGTDVARESSSIVLLDDDFSSIVAAVRLGRRIFDNIKKAIAFILAVHVPIAGLSMIPVFFADWPLLLLPVHIVFLELIIDPACSLIFEAEHAEANVMQRPPRSPDERLFSMRTIGVAVLQGLSVLAACLGVFLLSRSGHSSEAARALTFATLVVAFIVIILVNRSWTKSAFAMLCVPNTALKWVVTGACAFLAIILSVPFVQRLFDFAPLHPMDVVFSLGAGLVCVLWFELLKLGIRRQEARN, encoded by the coding sequence ATGACTATTTCATTTAATAATATGAATAATTACTCACTTCAAAGGCCACGCGTCTCAACGACTGTTCTTTCTTTAGGGGGGCTATCCGGACTCAGTGAGGAAGAAGCCCGAGGTCGATTTGAGAAGGAGGGGCCGAACGAACTCCCGTCGAAGAAGAAACGCAGTATGTTGACCATTGGCCTTGAGGTTGCTAGGGAGCCAATGTTCCTTATGCTCGTTGCCGCGGGAAGCTTATATCTTTTCATGGGTGAGCCTGCTGATGCGCTGATGCTGCTAAGTTTCGTATTCGTGGTTATGTCTATCACCGTTATTCAGGAAAGACGTACTGAACATGCCCTTGAAGCATTGCGTGATTTGTCAAGCCCCCGCGCTTTGGTCATACGCGATGGTGTGCACCGGCGGATCGCCGGACGGGAAGTGGTCAGAGGTGACTTGATCGTCCTAAGTGAAGGTGATCGTGTGCCTGCGGATGGCCTATTGCGGCGAAGCATCAATCTTTCGACGGATGAATCGCTGTTGACTGGTGAATCCATTCCAGTACGAAAAACTGCCTCGGAATTAGCCCAACATTTAGACAGGCCGGGAGGCGATGACCTACCATCTGTATTCTCCGGAACTCTGGTTACCGCCGGCCAGGGGGTTGCTGAAATCATTGCCACCGGAGCTGGCTCAGAACTTGGAAAAATCGGCAAGGCACTGGAACGCGTCGATCCGGAGCCAACACTTTTGCAGAAAGAGACCAGAAGGCTGGTTCGTACTTTCGCCATCGTGGGGCTCATGGCCTGTGCACTGGTGGTTGTCGTCTTTGCGATCACCCGTGGTGGTGGCGCCGATGTCTGGAAACAAGGCTTGCTCGCCGGCATTGCCATGGCCATGGCCACCCTGCCCGAAGAGTTTCCTGTTGTCCTGACCGTGTTCTTAGCCTTGGGTGCCTGGCGGATCTCGCGCAGCCAGGTACTGACCCGGCGAATGCCCGCAGTAGAGACGCTGGGGGCGGCTACCGTTTTATGCGTCGACAAGACCGGAACGCTGACCCAAAACCGGATGACCTTGCGCAATCTTGCTGTCTCCGGAAACCTTGTCGATTTGACGGCCCATCGCGATGGCCTGCCCGAGGAATTTCACGGCCTGCTGGAAAACGCTATCCTGGCCAGCAAACGCGATCCCTTCGATCCCATGGAGCGTGCGCTGCACGAGGCTGGCGATCGTTTGATCAAAGACACGGAGCACCTGCATCCGGGCTGGTCGCTGGCTCGCGAATACCCGTTGACCCCTGGCCTGCTGGCTGTAAGCCATGCCTGGTGCACTGGAGACGGCGACGAAGTGGTGGTGGCGGCCAAGGGTGCTCCCGAAGCTATTGCGGATCTCTGTCATCTGAGCCCGGAGCATCAGCAAGCGCTCTCTCGATGGGTGGACACCCTTTCTTCTCAGGGACTTCGCGTTCTGGGTGTTGCACGAGGTGTCACCAGCCAGGAAATTCTGCCTGAGGCGCATCACGACCTTTCGCTGGAGTTGATCGGCCTGCTTGCCTTCGAGGACCCGCTGCGAACGACTGTGCCAGCCGCTGTCGCTGAATGCCGGGCCGCCGGTGTTCGGGTGGTAATGATCACCGGTGACTATCCCGCCACCGCCCAAAGTATCGCCCGCCAAGCAGGACTTTCGAATTGCGATACGGTGATCTCCGGAGCAGAACTCGACCGGATGTCTGACGAGGATTTAGTTGGGCAAATAGATCAAGTGCAGATTTTCGCCCGTGTCGTTCCAGAACAGAAGCTGCGTATCGTTAACGCGCTGAAAGCAAACCGGGAGGTCGTCGCCATGACCGGCGACGGGGTCAATGATGCCCCTGCGCTGAAAGCAGCCCATATCGGCATTGCCATGGGCGGTCGCGGAACGGACGTGGCCCGTGAGTCCTCATCGATAGTGCTCTTGGATGATGATTTTTCGTCCATAGTTGCCGCTGTGCGTCTCGGGCGGCGCATTTTCGACAACATTAAGAAGGCCATCGCCTTTATTCTGGCAGTACACGTACCAATCGCGGGGTTGTCGATGATCCCGGTTTTTTTTGCTGACTGGCCGCTGCTCCTGCTGCCAGTGCACATCGTATTCCTGGAGTTGATAATAGACCCGGCCTGTTCCCTGATCTTCGAGGCAGAGCATGCCGAGGCCAATGTGATGCAGCGCCCCCCCAGGAGTCCGGATGAACGGCTTTTTTCAATGCGGACCATCGGTGTTGCCGTGTTGCAAGGACTAAGTGTTCTTGCAGCCTGCCTGGGTGTGTTCCTGCTATCTCGATCCGGCCATTCGTCAGAAGCCGCACGGGCGCTGACTTTTGCAACCCTGGTTGTGGCTTTCATTGTCATCATTCTCGTCAACCGCTCGTGGACCAAGTCCGCATTTGCGATGCTCTGTGTTCCCAATACTGCCTTAAAATGGGTAGTAACAGGTGCCTGCGCCTTCCTGGCGATTATTCTTTCCGTACCTTTTGTACAACGACTTTTTGACTTTGCACCGCTTCACCCAATGGATGTTGTCTTCAGCTTGGGGGCCGGATTGGTCTGCGTTCTTTGGTTCGAATTACTGAAACTCGGAATACGACGCCAGGAGGCGCGAAATTGA
- a CDS encoding TetR/AcrR family transcriptional regulator produces MAAQKQRLNPRKQPVQRRSKATVDAILVAAAQVFEAHGYAAGTTNRIAERAGVSIGTLYQYFPSKEAIAAALFERHIVDTNHRLHEWVGHMVVEQHSLIEALHDYVTGMLEMHSRQPRLQHILLEETPLPERVHQALLEAERQAAKTVAGLFRLYPDVRQSGLEHTCFVVVQCVESLTHRFAAHPDDQFIPRDTFVDEMVIMLMAYLTCEPRLKT; encoded by the coding sequence GTGGCAGCTCAAAAGCAACGTTTAAATCCCCGAAAACAGCCGGTTCAGCGTCGTTCCAAGGCTACGGTGGATGCTATTCTCGTAGCAGCTGCTCAGGTTTTCGAGGCTCACGGCTATGCGGCCGGCACAACCAATCGTATCGCTGAACGAGCAGGAGTGTCCATTGGAACGTTGTATCAGTATTTTCCCAGTAAGGAGGCAATCGCTGCAGCGCTGTTCGAGCGGCATATTGTCGATACCAACCATCGACTGCACGAATGGGTCGGACATATGGTTGTTGAGCAGCATAGCCTAATCGAGGCCCTTCACGACTATGTAACGGGGATGCTGGAGATGCACTCCCGGCAGCCACGCTTGCAGCATATCTTACTCGAGGAGACTCCACTACCCGAACGAGTCCACCAGGCATTGCTCGAAGCTGAACGACAAGCCGCCAAAACGGTGGCAGGTCTTTTTCGCTTATATCCCGACGTTCGGCAAAGCGGCTTGGAGCATACTTGCTTTGTTGTTGTACAATGTGTCGAGAGTCTAACCCATCGTTTTGCGGCCCATCCCGATGATCAATTCATTCCTCGGGATACATTCGTGGATGAAATGGTTATTATGCTGATGGCATACTTGACTTGTGAGCCACGCTTGAAGACATGA
- a CDS encoding DUF2924 domain-containing protein, with protein sequence MEATTYQEVQGLSRMTVGELRDKYLEVFGEETRSYHKEFLRKRIAWRIQALAEGDLSERARRRAEELANDADLRTRSPRDPVASGSAEVKARTVTSRISPSHDPRLPLPGTLLAREFQGRDIVVKVLDNGFEFDGRRYKSLSAIAQEVTGSKWNGFLFFGIADAAAKGKSLKPERRNGGTNEQKQ encoded by the coding sequence ATGGAAGCAACAACGTATCAAGAGGTCCAGGGGCTCTCCCGGATGACCGTCGGAGAACTCCGGGACAAATACCTCGAGGTCTTTGGGGAAGAGACCCGCTCCTACCACAAGGAGTTTCTTCGCAAGCGAATCGCCTGGCGAATCCAGGCCCTGGCGGAGGGTGACCTTTCGGAGCGGGCCCGGCGCAGGGCTGAGGAACTGGCCAATGACGCTGACCTGAGAACGCGGTCTCCGCGTGATCCGGTCGCCTCGGGTTCCGCCGAGGTCAAAGCGAGAACGGTGACCAGCCGCATATCCCCGTCGCACGACCCGAGGCTGCCGCTGCCCGGAACTCTGCTCGCCCGCGAGTTCCAAGGCCGCGACATTGTGGTCAAGGTACTCGACAACGGCTTCGAGTTCGACGGCCGACGGTACAAGTCCCTCTCAGCCATCGCCCAGGAGGTCACCGGGAGCAAGTGGAACGGGTTCCTCTTCTTCGGTATCGCCGATGCCGCGGCCAAGGGCAAGAGCCTCAAACCCGAGAGGAGGAACGGAGGAACGAATGAGCAAAAACAATAA
- a CDS encoding recombinase family protein, whose translation MSKNNNRGRGEARESASRTNGTIRCAIYTRKSTDEGLEQEFNSLDAQRESAEAYIASQRHEGWVCIPDRFDDGGFTGGNMERPALKRLFAGIESGDIDCVVVYKVDRLSRSLLDFARMMELFDKHAVSFVSVTQQFNTTSSMGRLTLNILLSFAQFEREIISERTRDKMSAARRKGKWVGGMPVLGYDVDPKGGKLIVNEDEAAQVRGMYQLYLEHRAMIPVVQEIDRRGWQTKRWTTKKGQDRGGKPFSKSSLFRLLTNVIYTGKVDYKGTIYNGEHSEIVDIDLWQRVQDALRRNGSTGGKEVRNKYGALLKGLLYCAPCGTGMVHTYTAKDNGKRYRYYVCLNAQQRGWASCPTKSLNAHEIETAVVGHIRSIGRNEEIISATAAKVREESGKRMAELETEQRGHERELKRLHTGVQKLVGESFTAVSNGGAAMDQLADLQDRIRTIEQRMTAIREEVIAIQRETVDEGDMARALAVFDPVWESLSPREQTRIVRLLVERVGYDGRDGRVTVTFRSPGVKALCSEADIRNREVSA comes from the coding sequence ATGAGCAAAAACAATAACCGTGGCCGGGGAGAAGCCCGGGAGTCGGCATCAAGAACCAACGGGACCATCCGCTGCGCCATCTACACACGCAAGTCCACAGACGAGGGGCTGGAACAGGAGTTCAACAGCCTCGACGCACAGCGGGAATCCGCGGAAGCCTATATCGCGAGCCAACGACACGAGGGGTGGGTGTGCATCCCGGATCGTTTCGACGACGGCGGTTTCACCGGTGGCAACATGGAGCGGCCCGCCCTCAAGCGGCTCTTCGCTGGCATCGAGTCGGGCGACATCGACTGCGTGGTGGTTTACAAGGTCGACCGGCTGAGCCGGTCCCTCCTGGACTTCGCCCGCATGATGGAGCTTTTCGACAAGCACGCCGTGAGCTTCGTCTCGGTCACCCAGCAGTTCAATACGACCAGCTCCATGGGGCGGCTCACCTTGAACATCCTTTTATCCTTTGCCCAGTTCGAGCGGGAGATTATCTCGGAGCGCACCCGCGACAAGATGTCCGCCGCGCGGCGCAAGGGCAAGTGGGTCGGCGGGATGCCGGTTCTCGGGTATGACGTGGACCCGAAGGGCGGAAAGCTGATCGTCAACGAAGACGAAGCTGCACAGGTCCGGGGAATGTACCAGCTTTACCTGGAGCACAGAGCCATGATCCCTGTCGTCCAGGAGATCGACCGCCGCGGTTGGCAGACCAAGCGGTGGACCACCAAGAAGGGCCAGGATCGCGGTGGAAAACCCTTTAGCAAAAGCAGCCTCTTCCGGCTTCTGACCAACGTGATTTACACCGGCAAGGTCGACTACAAAGGAACCATCTACAACGGCGAACACAGTGAGATCGTTGACATCGATCTTTGGCAGCGGGTGCAGGATGCGCTACGGCGGAACGGCAGCACCGGCGGCAAGGAGGTGCGCAACAAGTACGGAGCCCTCTTGAAGGGGCTTCTCTACTGCGCCCCCTGCGGCACCGGGATGGTGCATACCTACACGGCCAAGGACAACGGCAAACGGTATCGCTACTACGTCTGCCTGAACGCCCAGCAACGAGGCTGGGCATCCTGTCCGACCAAGTCGCTCAACGCGCACGAGATCGAGACCGCTGTGGTCGGACACATCCGAAGCATAGGCAGAAATGAGGAAATCATCTCAGCGACGGCTGCGAAGGTTCGAGAAGAGAGCGGCAAGCGCATGGCGGAACTGGAAACCGAACAACGCGGCCATGAGCGTGAACTCAAACGGCTGCACACCGGAGTCCAGAAGCTGGTGGGCGAGTCCTTCACCGCCGTCTCGAACGGAGGGGCGGCTATGGACCAGCTCGCCGACCTTCAGGATCGGATTCGAACCATAGAACAGCGGATGACCGCCATACGCGAAGAGGTCATCGCCATCCAGAGAGAAACCGTTGACGAAGGGGACATGGCCCGAGCGCTGGCGGTCTTCGACCCGGTCTGGGAGTCGCTGTCTCCCCGAGAACAAACGCGGATCGTCCGACTCCTCGTCGAACGCGTCGGGTATGACGGGCGGGATGGCAGAGTGACCGTGACCTTCCGCTCACCGGGAGTCAAGGCGCTGTGCAGCGAGGCCGACATCCGCAATCGGGAGGTGTCCGCATGA
- the lexA gene encoding transcriptional repressor LexA — protein MSQRPRGRRPVQEITEPQRRTLKEIRLFTNRRGFPPTMKELADILGISHASVHGQVNQLVRKGYLKREPRKARGIAVVREPVDDIPDLVAVPIIGRVAAGQPILAEENIVGEVLVEGGIARAGRCFALEVTGDSMVDAGIRERDLVVVRQQPVAENGDIVVALLEDEATVKRLYIRGERIELRPENRKHRPIPVGPDDGLRIIGKVVAVRRPGSETQTPGTAWL, from the coding sequence ATGAGTCAAAGACCGCGAGGCAGACGCCCAGTTCAGGAAATAACAGAGCCGCAACGCCGTACATTGAAGGAGATCCGCCTCTTCACGAACCGGCGGGGGTTCCCCCCGACCATGAAGGAACTCGCGGACATCCTCGGAATATCGCATGCCAGCGTCCACGGTCAGGTGAACCAACTTGTCCGCAAAGGCTATCTGAAGCGCGAACCCCGGAAGGCTCGTGGCATTGCGGTTGTCCGTGAACCCGTGGACGACATCCCCGATCTTGTGGCCGTCCCCATCATCGGCCGAGTGGCGGCCGGCCAACCGATCCTGGCCGAGGAAAACATCGTCGGAGAGGTGCTGGTCGAAGGCGGGATCGCTCGGGCAGGCCGGTGCTTCGCTCTGGAAGTGACCGGGGACAGCATGGTGGACGCCGGAATCCGGGAGCGCGACCTGGTGGTGGTGCGCCAACAGCCCGTGGCTGAAAACGGCGACATCGTGGTCGCGTTGTTGGAAGACGAAGCCACGGTGAAGCGGCTTTATATCCGCGGTGAGAGAATTGAATTGAGACCGGAAAACCGGAAGCATCGACCGATCCCCGTGGGGCCCGACGATGGGCTGCGCATCATCGGCAAGGTCGTCGCCGTCAGGCGGCCCGGCTCGGAAACGCAAACGCCGGGAACGGCCTGGCTATAA
- a CDS encoding IS3 family transposase (programmed frameshift), whose protein sequence is MTKSSKRRKHSDKFKAKVALEAIRGVKTLAQLAAEYKVHPNQISTWKRQLLENVDDIFSSGKKAKSQEEITAPLFEEIGRLKMDIKWLEKKLSLPLEVRRQWIKPDREYSIRRQCKLAGISRSGFYYKPVAESDENLALMRLIDEQYLRQPDYGSPRMTDWLRTQGHQVNHKRVERLMQMMGLQAITPGPHTSVPNPEHPVFPYLLKGVAIERKNQVWSADITYIPMQRGFLYLVAVIDWWSRFVLAWELSNSMDSSFCVDALNKALRISTPEVFNTDQGAQFTSREFTGVLQSKGIAISMDGKGRAIDNVFIERLWWTVKYEDIYPRAYCDGIELYHGLTRYFRYYNEERGHSSLDKRTPADVYRGNLNVH, encoded by the exons ATGACAAAGAGCAGCAAAAGACGGAAACATTCGGACAAGTTTAAGGCCAAGGTCGCACTTGAGGCGATTCGTGGCGTGAAGACGCTTGCGCAACTGGCTGCGGAGTACAAAGTGCACCCCAATCAGATTTCCACGTGGAAGCGGCAGCTCCTTGAGAATGTCGATGACATCTTTTCCAGTGGCAAGAAAGCCAAAAGCCAGGAGGAGATAACCGCACCGTTATTTGAGGAGATCGGTCGGCTCAAGATGGACATCAAGTGGCTTGAAAAAAAGTTG AGCCTGCCGCTTGAGGTGCGCCGCCAGTGGATCAAACCAGATCGGGAGTATTCCATCCGGCGGCAATGCAAGTTGGCAGGCATTTCCCGTTCGGGATTTTACTACAAGCCTGTAGCCGAATCCGATGAAAATTTGGCCCTGATGCGTCTGATCGACGAGCAGTACCTGCGTCAGCCTGATTACGGCTCGCCGCGCATGACAGATTGGCTGAGGACACAAGGGCATCAGGTCAACCACAAGCGGGTTGAGCGACTGATGCAGATGATGGGCTTGCAGGCCATTACTCCAGGGCCGCATACGAGTGTCCCCAACCCGGAGCATCCCGTGTTTCCTTATCTGCTGAAAGGAGTTGCCATTGAACGAAAAAATCAAGTCTGGAGCGCTGATATCACCTACATCCCCATGCAGCGCGGCTTTCTGTACCTGGTGGCAGTGATAGACTGGTGGAGCCGCTTCGTGCTGGCTTGGGAGCTATCGAACTCGATGGATAGTTCTTTCTGCGTGGATGCGCTCAACAAGGCTTTGCGCATCTCTACGCCGGAGGTGTTCAACACGGACCAGGGAGCGCAGTTCACGAGTCGTGAATTTACCGGAGTTCTGCAGAGCAAGGGAATTGCAATCAGCATGGACGGCAAAGGTCGCGCAATCGACAACGTCTTCATTGAGCGGCTGTGGTGGACGGTGAAATATGAGGATATTTACCCCAGGGCGTACTGTGATGGGATCGAGCTATACCATGGGCTTACGCGCTATTTTCGGTACTACAACGAGGAGCGCGGTCATTCGTCGTTGGACAAAAGAACTCCCGCTGACGTATACAGGGGCAACTTGAATGTTCATTGA
- a CDS encoding PIN domain-containing protein has translation MDSWWHWVINRIEQEKKGSRDDKSRKRVFGYEMAGKNKVKRPELVDCFLGPGDVIASSYSHRYVVTNDRSLRRAVIYLFPPVPR, from the coding sequence ATGGACTCCTGGTGGCACTGGGTGATTAACCGGATTGAACAAGAAAAAAAAGGAAGCCGTGATGACAAGTCCAGGAAGCGAGTCTTCGGCTACGAGATGGCTGGCAAGAATAAGGTAAAGCGGCCCGAGCTGGTCGACTGCTTTCTCGGCCCGGGCGACGTCATTGCCAGCTCGTACAGTCATCGGTACGTAGTGACCAATGACAGGAGCCTGAGAAGGGCGGTGATCTATTTGTTTCCCCCTGTTCCCCGCTGA